In the genome of Cercospora beticola chromosome 2, complete sequence, one region contains:
- a CDS encoding uncharacterized protein (MEROPS:MER0034665) — translation MAHLDSSSWPSYAEIDPEYKKVSQFLETAPRSYPLPSDPSRLPAMRVNMMMMQRKAPLQQIDRTGVAQTRVWIICRDGHSIPAAVYKPRTPTSGLMAVLFHGGGFIVGDPEMEAPAAVELVQNHSATVISVDYRVAPENPYPQAVNDGLDALIWAARNASSLGADLKKGFLLGGSSAGGNIAAVLSHMARDTKASPPLTAIWLNCPLTIGFEAVPEALKKDYNSLEQNADAPVLLNKEGLMTAYSFYKPNQSSQVFSPLLWESGHQGLPKTQLHVYGLDPLRDDSLLYARELAKAGVDTRVDVYPGVPHGFDFDAPQLQQAAKFREDRQKAFQWLLG, via the exons ATGGCACACTTGGATTCAAGCTCGTGGCCCAGCTACGCTGAGATCGATCCCGAGTACAAGAAGGTCAGTCAG TTCCTCGAGACGGCTCCCCGCAGCTATCCACTTCCATCAGACCCTTCCCGGCTCCCAGCAATGCGAGTGaacatgatgatgatgcagcgCAAAGCCCCGCTTCAGCAGATCGACAGAACTGGCGTGGCGCAAACCAGGGTTTGGATAATATGTCGTGATGGCCATTCTATCCCAGCCGCGGTATACAAGCCGAGAACGCCAACTTCCGGACTTATGGCTGTCCTTTTTCATGGAGGAGGGTTCAT AGTGGGCGATCCAGAGATGgaagctccagcagcagtggaACTCGTGCAGAATCATAGCGCGACTGTCATCAGCGTCGACTATCGCGTGGCGCCAGAGAATCCATACCCTCAGGCAGTCAACGATGGCTTGGACGCGTTGATATGG GCCGCGCGTAATGCGTCCTCCCTGGGAGCTGATCTCAAGAAAGGCTTCCTCCTTGGTGGATCCTCAGCAGGAGGCAACATCGCTGCGGTTCTTTCCCACATGGCCCGCGACACGAAGGCCTCGCCGCCTTTGACAGCCATCTGGCTCAATTGCCCCCTTACCATCGGTTTCGAAGCCGTGCCAGAAGCGCTCAAGAAAGACTATAATTCCCTGGAACAGAACGCAGATGCTCCAGTATTGCTCAACAAGGAAGGCCTGATGACAGCGTATT CCTTCTACAAACCGAATCAGTCATCCCAAGTATTCAGTCCGCTACTCTGGGAGTCGGGTCATCAGGGTCTGCCGAAGACGCAATTGCATGTGTACGGGCTCGACCCGCTGCGCGACGATTCATTGCTCTATGCTCGGGAGTTGGCTAAAGCGGGTGTCGACACGCGTGTGGATGTCTATCCAGGTGTGCCACATGGGTTCGACTTCGATGCACCGCAATTGCAGCAAGCGGCAAAGTTCAGAGAGGATCGGCAGAAGGCATTTCAGTGGCTTCTGGGATGA